Proteins from a genomic interval of Sphingobacterium sp. SYP-B4668:
- a CDS encoding ThuA domain-containing protein gives MQILHLKRIIGLLLIGTMFSCGASPKQQSTTDVDKKPLVVFVTGDHEYSSEATMPILAAELEKNYNMRAVVLKSAPDHNSEENIPGLEILKDADLVVFYLRWRRLPTDQLKPIDDYLKSGKPAIGFRTTTHGFNFPAGHPSESWNAFGEFAFGTPPGWGKSGHTHYGHNSSTDVSVIEAQKSNPILTGVPTAFHVRSWLYHVVPDFPPKGATALLMGKAVDPDKTAVDNPVAWTWKTNWGGKSFFTTLGHPDDFKEEGLQRLVINAIHWTLDKEVPKQWAGKMNINVPYRQ, from the coding sequence ATGCAAATATTACATCTCAAGAGAATCATTGGCCTATTGCTTATCGGGACTATGTTTTCCTGCGGGGCCAGCCCGAAGCAACAGAGCACGACCGATGTGGACAAAAAACCATTGGTCGTATTCGTCACGGGCGACCACGAGTATAGTAGCGAGGCTACAATGCCTATCCTTGCAGCGGAATTAGAGAAGAACTACAATATGCGGGCCGTGGTGCTAAAATCGGCCCCTGACCACAATTCCGAAGAGAACATCCCTGGGCTGGAGATACTGAAAGATGCGGACCTAGTGGTGTTCTATCTGCGCTGGAGAAGGCTACCGACAGACCAGTTGAAGCCTATTGACGATTATCTCAAATCGGGTAAACCTGCTATAGGCTTCAGGACGACCACGCACGGCTTCAACTTTCCGGCTGGGCATCCATCCGAAAGCTGGAATGCGTTTGGTGAGTTTGCATTTGGAACTCCTCCGGGCTGGGGTAAATCGGGACATACACATTACGGCCATAATTCCAGTACGGATGTATCGGTAATCGAGGCTCAAAAATCAAACCCTATCTTAACGGGCGTACCAACGGCTTTCCATGTGCGATCATGGCTGTACCATGTGGTACCGGACTTTCCACCAAAAGGAGCTACAGCTTTGTTGATGGGTAAAGCAGTGGATCCGGACAAAACGGCGGTGGACAACCCTGTTGCTTGGACCTGGAAGACAAATTGGGGCGGCAAGAGCTTCTTCACTACACTTGGACATCCCGATGATTTTAAAGAAGAAGGTCTACAAAGATTGGTCATCAATGCCATTCACTGGACGTTGGACAAGGAGGTGCCAAAGCAATGGGCCGGGAAGATGAACATCAACGTACCTTACCGTCAATAG